A portion of the Malania oleifera isolate guangnan ecotype guangnan chromosome 3, ASM2987363v1, whole genome shotgun sequence genome contains these proteins:
- the LOC131150351 gene encoding uncharacterized protein LOC131150351 isoform X1 → MGNEEDDDFSSNLSRKELQGLCKKYGLSANKANSVLVKSLISYLQKKNLRSMRSRVRSSGSEEASRPTSWMSKLQSRAQLDPGVKGMKDVGMPEKQLDVSVADSFQIIPCPREEDHNQEFSLTVKSNEFGGSMKGDTCIKVPDKDIEEGFGRLMCDLQETSCSKIDENSFNYRKDFPNRCSGNTYSGIARQRGVFNMPQIKCQDTAFGSSLPGNNYVSSLKSSNKVPSSSIEFYVRSEEGIKLFVDLNSSPSGWTRTLKDEVCICQNVQNHKSGSFQEELVRLGDEIDNKKMEGSFLLSTRSGHEINNSNMRSFPSSITREGTVRVDHLDVSHGSVGSSAGKACSVSPEVLGHLEKDPGPSLPSRHSSSGSESCPQDGGTATLDLYVSTPEKKSGGNSVVNSISDDPKSISTSEQQTSKLGNENCENSLLKNSGSSVHSGVLIPGHLESIPMEMQLSEVASANKFVSCSPCKNGGLVTVVDELHNLETQDDGLDNPRELNHKTFGSQPPTCTEESEMSNPVSGRESTGCSQHDLSSEKTCLKSDDSESNGRFQKKRQHDDGEDNNGSSKPNAKILRSTKYVAGEALPRRSMRLVSKV, encoded by the exons ATGGGgaatgaagaagatgatgatttCTCTAGTAATCTCTCGAGAAAAGAGCTTCAAGGATTGTGCAAGAAATATGGTCTCTCTGCTAATAAGGCAAATTCAGTTTTGGTGAAATCACTGATCTCTTACTTACAG AAGAAAAATTTGAGGTCAATGCGATCAAGAGTAAGGTCAAGTGGGAGTGAAGAGGCTTCCCGTCCTACATCTTGGATGTCAAAACTGCAGTCTAGAGCACAGTTGGATCCTGGGGTGAAGGGTATGAAAG ATGTAGGAATGCCTGAAAAACAATTGGATGTTTCTGTTGCTGATAGCTTTCAAATCATTCCTTGCCCTAGAGAGGAGGATCACAATCAAGAATTTTCTCTAACTGTTAAAAGCAATGAATTTGGTGGCAGTATGAAGGGTGATACTTGTATTAAG GTACCAGATAAAGACATAGAAGAAGGCTTTGGGCGCTTAATGTGTGATCTTCAAGAGACATCTTGCTCAAAGATTGATGAGAATAGTTTTAACTATAGAAAGGATTTCCCAAATAGATGCTCTGGAAACACATATTCTGGCATTGCAAGACAGCGTGGGGTATTCAATATGCCCCAAATCAAGTGTCAAGACACAGCTTTTGGTTCAAGTCTTCCAGGGAATAACTATGTTTCCTCTCTGAAATCTTCTAATAAAGTTCCTTCCTCGTCCATTGAGTTTTATGTTAGGTCAGAAGAGGGGATTAAACTCTTTGTCGATTTGAATTCAAGCCCATCAGGCTGGACAAGGACATTGAAAGATGAGGTATGTATTTGTCAGAATGTGCAGAATCACAAGTCTGGAAGTTTTCAGGAGGAGCTGGTGCGCTTAGGAGATGAAATTGACAATAAGAAGATGGAAGGTTCATTTTTATTGAGTACACGATCAGGACATGAAATCAACAATAGCAATATGCGATCTTTCCCAAGTTCAATTACAAGAGAAGGGACTGTGAGGGTTGATCATCTAGATGTCAGTCATGGATCTGTAGGATCCTCTGCAGGAAAAGCATGTAGTGTTAGCCCAGAAGTGTTGGGACACTTGGAGAAAGATCCTGGACCTTCGCTTCCATCTAGACATTCCAGCTCTGGTAGTGAATCTTGCCCTCAAGATGGGGGAACAGCAACTCTTGATTTATATGTTAGCACTCCTGAGAAAAAATCAGGTGGTAATTCTGTTGTGAACTCGATATCAGATGATCCCAAAAGTATCAGCACATCGGAGCAACAAACTTCAAAGCTTGGTAATGAGAATTGTGAGAATTCACTCCTAAAAAACAGTGGCAGTTCTGTGCATTCTGGTGTACTAATTCCTGGGCACTTGGAAAGCATTCCTATGGAGATGCAGTTGTCAGAAGTAGCAAGCGCCAACAAATTTGTATCATGTTCTCCCTGCAAAAATGGTGGTTTGGTGACTGTGGTTGATGAGTTGCACAACCTGGAAACGCAAGATGATGGATTAGACAATCCAAGGGAGCTTAATCATAAAACTTTTGGGAGCCAGCCACCAACATGCACTGAAGAATCG GAAATGAGTAACCCTGTTAGTGGAAGGGAGAGTACAGG ATGTTCACAACATGATCTTTCTTCCGAGAAGACTTGTTTAAAGTCCGATGATTCAGAATCCAATGGAAGATTTCAGAAAAAGAGGCAACACGATGATGGTGAAGATAATAATGGTAGTAGTAAACCTAATGCTAAAATTTTAAGAAGCACAAAGTACGTTGCTGGGGAAGCCCTTCCCAGAAGATCCATGCGGCTGGTCTCTAAGGTTTAA
- the LOC131150351 gene encoding uncharacterized protein LOC131150351 isoform X7, with product MGNEEDDDFSSNLSRKELQGLCKKYGLSANKANSVLVKSLISYLQKKNLRSMRSRVRSSGSEEASRPTSWMSKLQSRAQLDPGVKGMPEKQLDVSVADSFQIIPCPREEDHNQEFSLTVKSNEFGGSMKGDTCIKVPDKDIEEGFGRLMCDLQETSCSKIDENSFNYRKDFPNRCSGNTYSGIARQRGVFNMPQIKCQDTAFGSSLPGNNYVSSLKSSNKVPSSSIEFYVRSEEGIKLFVDLNSSPSGWTRTLKDEVCICQNVQNHKSGSFQEELVRLGDEIDNKKMEGSFLLSTRSGHEINNSNMRSFPSSITREGTVRVDHLDVSHGSVGSSAGKACSVSPEVLGHLEKDPGPSLPSRHSSSGSESCPQDGGTATLDLYVSTPEKKSGGNSVVNSISDDPKSISTSEQQTSKLGNENCENSLLKNSGSSVHSGVLIPGHLESIPMEMQLSEVASANKFVSCSPCKNGGLVTVVDELHNLETQDDGLDNPRELNHKTFGSQPPTCTEESEMSNPVSGRESTGCSQHDLSSEKTCLKSDDSESNGRFQKKRQHDDGEDNNGSSKPNAKILRSTKYVAGEALPRRSMRLVSKV from the exons ATGGGgaatgaagaagatgatgatttCTCTAGTAATCTCTCGAGAAAAGAGCTTCAAGGATTGTGCAAGAAATATGGTCTCTCTGCTAATAAGGCAAATTCAGTTTTGGTGAAATCACTGATCTCTTACTTACAG AAGAAAAATTTGAGGTCAATGCGATCAAGAGTAAGGTCAAGTGGGAGTGAAGAGGCTTCCCGTCCTACATCTTGGATGTCAAAACTGCAGTCTAGAGCACAGTTGGATCCTGGGGTGAAGG GAATGCCTGAAAAACAATTGGATGTTTCTGTTGCTGATAGCTTTCAAATCATTCCTTGCCCTAGAGAGGAGGATCACAATCAAGAATTTTCTCTAACTGTTAAAAGCAATGAATTTGGTGGCAGTATGAAGGGTGATACTTGTATTAAG GTACCAGATAAAGACATAGAAGAAGGCTTTGGGCGCTTAATGTGTGATCTTCAAGAGACATCTTGCTCAAAGATTGATGAGAATAGTTTTAACTATAGAAAGGATTTCCCAAATAGATGCTCTGGAAACACATATTCTGGCATTGCAAGACAGCGTGGGGTATTCAATATGCCCCAAATCAAGTGTCAAGACACAGCTTTTGGTTCAAGTCTTCCAGGGAATAACTATGTTTCCTCTCTGAAATCTTCTAATAAAGTTCCTTCCTCGTCCATTGAGTTTTATGTTAGGTCAGAAGAGGGGATTAAACTCTTTGTCGATTTGAATTCAAGCCCATCAGGCTGGACAAGGACATTGAAAGATGAGGTATGTATTTGTCAGAATGTGCAGAATCACAAGTCTGGAAGTTTTCAGGAGGAGCTGGTGCGCTTAGGAGATGAAATTGACAATAAGAAGATGGAAGGTTCATTTTTATTGAGTACACGATCAGGACATGAAATCAACAATAGCAATATGCGATCTTTCCCAAGTTCAATTACAAGAGAAGGGACTGTGAGGGTTGATCATCTAGATGTCAGTCATGGATCTGTAGGATCCTCTGCAGGAAAAGCATGTAGTGTTAGCCCAGAAGTGTTGGGACACTTGGAGAAAGATCCTGGACCTTCGCTTCCATCTAGACATTCCAGCTCTGGTAGTGAATCTTGCCCTCAAGATGGGGGAACAGCAACTCTTGATTTATATGTTAGCACTCCTGAGAAAAAATCAGGTGGTAATTCTGTTGTGAACTCGATATCAGATGATCCCAAAAGTATCAGCACATCGGAGCAACAAACTTCAAAGCTTGGTAATGAGAATTGTGAGAATTCACTCCTAAAAAACAGTGGCAGTTCTGTGCATTCTGGTGTACTAATTCCTGGGCACTTGGAAAGCATTCCTATGGAGATGCAGTTGTCAGAAGTAGCAAGCGCCAACAAATTTGTATCATGTTCTCCCTGCAAAAATGGTGGTTTGGTGACTGTGGTTGATGAGTTGCACAACCTGGAAACGCAAGATGATGGATTAGACAATCCAAGGGAGCTTAATCATAAAACTTTTGGGAGCCAGCCACCAACATGCACTGAAGAATCG GAAATGAGTAACCCTGTTAGTGGAAGGGAGAGTACAGG ATGTTCACAACATGATCTTTCTTCCGAGAAGACTTGTTTAAAGTCCGATGATTCAGAATCCAATGGAAGATTTCAGAAAAAGAGGCAACACGATGATGGTGAAGATAATAATGGTAGTAGTAAACCTAATGCTAAAATTTTAAGAAGCACAAAGTACGTTGCTGGGGAAGCCCTTCCCAGAAGATCCATGCGGCTGGTCTCTAAGGTTTAA
- the LOC131150351 gene encoding uncharacterized protein LOC131150351 isoform X9 has protein sequence MGNEEDDDFSSNLSRKELQGLCKKYGLSANKANSVLVKSLISYLQKKNLRSMRSRVRSSGSEEASRPTSWMSKLQSRAQLDPGVKGMKDVGMPEKQLDVSVADSFQIIPCPREEDHNQEFSLTVKSNEFGGSMKGDTCIKVPDKDIEEGFGRLMCDLQETSCSKIDENSFNYRKDFPNRCSGNTYSGIARQRGVFNMPQIKCQDTAFGSSLPGNNYVSSLKSSNKVPSSSIEFYVRSEEGIKLFVDLNSSPSGWTRTLKDEVCICQNVQNHKSGSFQEELVRLGDEIDNKKMEGSFLLSTRSGHEINNSNMRSFPSSITREGTVRVDHLDVSHGSVGSSAGKACSVSPEVLGHLEKDPGPSLPSRHSSSGSESCPQDGGTATLDLYVSTPEKKSGGNSVVNSISDDPKSISTSEQQTSKLGNENCENSLLKNSGSSVHSGVLIPGHLESIPMEMQLSEVASANKFVSCSPCKNGGLVTVVDELHNLETQDDGLDNPRELNHKTFGSQPPTCTEESMFTT, from the exons ATGGGgaatgaagaagatgatgatttCTCTAGTAATCTCTCGAGAAAAGAGCTTCAAGGATTGTGCAAGAAATATGGTCTCTCTGCTAATAAGGCAAATTCAGTTTTGGTGAAATCACTGATCTCTTACTTACAG AAGAAAAATTTGAGGTCAATGCGATCAAGAGTAAGGTCAAGTGGGAGTGAAGAGGCTTCCCGTCCTACATCTTGGATGTCAAAACTGCAGTCTAGAGCACAGTTGGATCCTGGGGTGAAGGGTATGAAAG ATGTAGGAATGCCTGAAAAACAATTGGATGTTTCTGTTGCTGATAGCTTTCAAATCATTCCTTGCCCTAGAGAGGAGGATCACAATCAAGAATTTTCTCTAACTGTTAAAAGCAATGAATTTGGTGGCAGTATGAAGGGTGATACTTGTATTAAG GTACCAGATAAAGACATAGAAGAAGGCTTTGGGCGCTTAATGTGTGATCTTCAAGAGACATCTTGCTCAAAGATTGATGAGAATAGTTTTAACTATAGAAAGGATTTCCCAAATAGATGCTCTGGAAACACATATTCTGGCATTGCAAGACAGCGTGGGGTATTCAATATGCCCCAAATCAAGTGTCAAGACACAGCTTTTGGTTCAAGTCTTCCAGGGAATAACTATGTTTCCTCTCTGAAATCTTCTAATAAAGTTCCTTCCTCGTCCATTGAGTTTTATGTTAGGTCAGAAGAGGGGATTAAACTCTTTGTCGATTTGAATTCAAGCCCATCAGGCTGGACAAGGACATTGAAAGATGAGGTATGTATTTGTCAGAATGTGCAGAATCACAAGTCTGGAAGTTTTCAGGAGGAGCTGGTGCGCTTAGGAGATGAAATTGACAATAAGAAGATGGAAGGTTCATTTTTATTGAGTACACGATCAGGACATGAAATCAACAATAGCAATATGCGATCTTTCCCAAGTTCAATTACAAGAGAAGGGACTGTGAGGGTTGATCATCTAGATGTCAGTCATGGATCTGTAGGATCCTCTGCAGGAAAAGCATGTAGTGTTAGCCCAGAAGTGTTGGGACACTTGGAGAAAGATCCTGGACCTTCGCTTCCATCTAGACATTCCAGCTCTGGTAGTGAATCTTGCCCTCAAGATGGGGGAACAGCAACTCTTGATTTATATGTTAGCACTCCTGAGAAAAAATCAGGTGGTAATTCTGTTGTGAACTCGATATCAGATGATCCCAAAAGTATCAGCACATCGGAGCAACAAACTTCAAAGCTTGGTAATGAGAATTGTGAGAATTCACTCCTAAAAAACAGTGGCAGTTCTGTGCATTCTGGTGTACTAATTCCTGGGCACTTGGAAAGCATTCCTATGGAGATGCAGTTGTCAGAAGTAGCAAGCGCCAACAAATTTGTATCATGTTCTCCCTGCAAAAATGGTGGTTTGGTGACTGTGGTTGATGAGTTGCACAACCTGGAAACGCAAGATGATGGATTAGACAATCCAAGGGAGCTTAATCATAAAACTTTTGGGAGCCAGCCACCAACATGCACTGAAGAATCG ATGTTCACAACATGA